The Brassica rapa cultivar Chiifu-401-42 chromosome A10, CAAS_Brap_v3.01, whole genome shotgun sequence genome segment ATTACAGTAACAGCACCAAACTCTGTTTCAAACACATCCATGTTTGGAGGCACTTTGGTCTTATACTTTCTTGCACCTTGCCATTcctgtttaagaaaaaaaatttagtatatTTGAAACATAGAGTCTTTTTCAatgtctaatatttttttcaagcTAATACTGACATTATTAATTCAATGTCtaatatttttcactctaaacaCCACTCTAAGAGAGAAAACAGGGGattaaatgaaaaaacaaaatataaaatattcaatcATTCAAGCATATTCACAAAAGATATATTAAACAGTCAATGACCACTAATTCATCTCAGCCAAAATCAATTTTAGACAGATCCAAGAGGCATAAGAGTATAAATCTCATTACAAAAACAATAGATGtgagtaaattttttaaatgcaGAAAGAGAACTCCAATACACTGAAGACTAAGAGAATGATACTATAAACAATAAATTTGACTTAAACAAAACGTCACAGACCAAAAAGAACTCAAACCCATGTCTGAAAACATTCACAGGAACTCAAACCCATAAAACCATGTCTGATAATCAGATTAAAAACAGAGATTTGATAATCAAATACTGGCCATTTTTTAAAGACTGTTGGAGCATGGGTTTGAGTTCTTGTTCTATTCTAACACAAATTCACACACCAGATCGCCCCATTTTCTGGTAACCACACACTTAGTttctcttgttcttgttctGATTATACCATAACCCATATCAAGAATCAAAAAACCCAACATCCAACTTAATTAATATAAGGGTTCCATTATTCTAACACAAAAcgctaagagagagagagagagagagagagagaactgaCCTTTAAGAGAGCTAAGGTGGAGAGAAGCGTGAGAGATGGAGAAGAGAGATCGTGAGAGATGGTGAAGAGAGGTGTGAGAGATGGAGATGAGAGATCGTGAGAGATGGTGAAGAGAGGTGTGAGAGAGGCGTGCGAGATGgtgaagggagagagagagagctgagGCCTGAGAGAccgtgagtgagagagagagagagagagagagagagagagagagagagagagagagagagagagagagagagagagagagagagagagaggcgtgAGAGAGAGCTGAGGCGTGAGAAATTATTTTAGGATTTAGGTTAAGGgtattgttttgtaattttgaagatagattgagggtgtttttgtattttgagttttttttttctgatcgcAGGTTTTGGTCGCAAACGCTGAATTTCTCGGCGATCAAAATTTTTAATCGCGGGTCGCTAGCGTCTGGTCGCTGCGATCAGTCGCTGAACGTGCGACCGGTAAACGAACAACGTTTAGACGCTCAGGTTGGTCGCTGACGCTAGCGACCTCCAAACGAACATGGCCTTATTTATAACTCGAGCGACCATCAGAACTGGCGACCATGCGTACCACTCTCACGAGAGCCTTCAATTTTCCttggaaaaaatatttcaaaattgaaAGACATGAGGATGTCTATCACTATACAATCACTAGCATTCGTTCCATTGTTTGTAGTAGTGGTACATGCAGCCCTAGTAGTCATCACAGCCGAAGATGAAAACTCGCCGGAGGAGGCAATGTTTCCAGCGATGTTTGTGTTTGGAGACTCATTGGTGGACAACGGAAACAATAACCGTTTGAATTCGCTCGCTAGGTCCAACTATTTACCTTATGGCATCGATTTTGACGGTGGCCAACCCACCGGTCGATTCTCCAACGGCAAAACCATCGTCGATTTCATTGGTGCGTACGTCCATCTTTATACATATACGCGTATATGTATTAGATGATTTTTCTTGCTGTTTTTCAAATTGCAATAAATAGTTGTGTACCTTTAACCATTCTACTAAAGTGATTATACATAtacacttctttttttttggtaaactacGTATATACTTTTCACCAGCTGCTTTTCACTTATGCCCATATGAACAACTCTTATAATGAAAGGGCCTGTCATTCCTTAATTAGCCTCTCTACATGCATGTGGTTTTGGAGGCAATGGATGCATGTAAAACATTTTGGCATGaattactcttttttttgtaatgagAATAATTAATAACTAATAGGGGGGATTGAATGCAGGAGAGTTGCTAGGGCTGCCGGATATACCAGCGTTCATGGAAACGATAGACGGAGGAGTTAATGTTCTTCGGGGAGTGAACTACGCATCGGCTGCCGGAGGAATCTTAGAAGAAACCGGTCGCCATCTCGTACGCATGCACTTCTCTTAATTATCtaaatgtgtgtgtgtttttatgTTAGTGAATGGAAAGATCTCCAACGGTCTAATGTGTGTTTCCACGTATGTTTTACTAATACATATGATAGATTTACAGAACATAAATTAATCATTtaactaaaagtctaaaacagTCGTCATATGGGTTCACGaagagtatttaatatttacttttgattGGGTGCATGAAGTTTTAGAAATCAATTTTCATGAGCAAAATTAATGGGGGTTGCATGCATGCATGCAGGGAGAGAGATTCAGCATGAGAAGACAAGTGGAGAATTTCGACAAGACATTAATGGAGATAAGTAGGGGAATAGGGTCATCAGTACCAGAGTATATGGCAAAGTCATTGGTGGTGGTTTCATTGGGGAACAATGACTACATTAACAATTACTTGAAACCATCGCTTTTCCTCACCAGCTCCATCTACGACCCTACTTCTTTCGCAGACCTCCTCGTCTCCAACTTCACATCTAATCTCCTTGTAAGTTTAAACTACTTAATTAGTCACCACACATATGtagaaacaaatataatttaattgcTTGTATGTTCTATACAATGTTGCAAATAGTATATTATGAATACACCAACATTAATATGTTAAACTAAGATGAGAGTTTATGTAATGTGACTTATAGGAACTATATGATAAGGGGTTTAGGAAATTCGTGTTAGCTGGTGTGGGTCCATTAGGTTGTATACCAGACCAGCTAGCCGCTCGGGCGGTTCCGCCGGGTCAATGTGTGGAGGCGGTCAATGAGATGGCTGAGCTTTTCAACAACCGTCTCAAGTCGCTGGTGGATCGTCTCAACTCCGACAACAAAACCGGCCGCGACGCCATCTTTGTCTATGGCAATACCTATGGAGCCGCCGTGGATATACTCAACAACCCCATTAATTACGGTTAAGTACCTCATCTAACTACCGTGCGAACAGTATGTTCAAATGTCTGATTCTGTCAAGTGTATGTTATAGGATTCGAAGTGACGGACAGAGGGTGTTGTGGAGTAGGGAGAAACAGGGGAGAAATTACGTGTCTGCCACTAGCTGTGCCATGTGCATTCAGAGATCGACATGTTTTCTGGGATGCTTTTCACCCAACGCAAGCTTTTAATCTCATCATTGCTCTCAGAGCGTTTAATGGCTCCAAATCCGACTGTTACCCCATTAATCTACTTCAAATGTCTCGTCTCTAATGATGCATTTCTCAACAAATCTTTTGTTTAACGTATCTCTTTGTATTTTCCTTCTTCAAGTTACTTGCAttgatttttggattttttaatCAATGCAATTTTATCGTTATAATTTTTACCTGATACATTAATTTATCTATCAGTATTTGATTGCATATATAAATGCCATTTTAGTTTAGTAGAAGTATAGTATAGTGCTTAGCTCAACCCTAGAGAATATATCCTGGAAATATTCACAAGGCCCAATATAAATTTACAAAAGCCCAAAAAGCCCAACACAAGGTAAGTGATTAGCGCTCGGCCCACAAACAAAGAAGATAAGCTTTGGAATACACAACATCTGACAATCGGCAAAAACTAATTATCTCCGGCGCGATGGAAACGGAAGCGGTGGTTCGAACCGTCGCCGGCGTCGACTGTTTCGTCTCACTACCTCGTCAGATACTCCACGTGCTTCAGTCCACGAGCTCATCTCTTCTCCCTCCGCTTCTCCCTGTCGAGCTCCGCTCCGGTGATCGTCGTTGGCCAGTTGCTTGGTCCGGCTCTAGCTCATCCTCTTCCGCGATCGAGGTTTCTCTTGATTTAATCCCGTTTGGAGCTCTaatactctctttttttgtttctcattGCGTTTTCAATTTTTCGATTCTTCCGTTAAGGTTGCTAGAGTGTTTGCGGAAAGCATTTCGTTGCCGGATGGTACAGTGGTTCAGGTTCGAGTTCTCTCTAATATGCCGAAGGCTACTCTAGTAACAGTTGAACCAGAGACTGAAGATGATTGGGAAGTTCTCGAGCTCAATGCAGAGCTTGCCGAGGCTGCTATACTTAGTCAGGTATTATTGGATAGTCTTTAGCTCTTGATCTTATTGCAAGTAAGCGTTGACTTTCTAGTTGACGGGAAAGGTTACCATCGTTCTCTTTTTTTAATCTCTCTAGTTTATGTTTTCGTATAATCTCGTGCCCGATTCAGTAGTGCCTTTAGTTTGTGGCAATGGAAGAGAACCAGTTCGCTAATTGGTCTGCTGAGGTAACTTTGGgaacacgtttttttttttcaggtgagGATACTTCACGAGGCCATGAAGTTCCCTTTGTGGTTGCATGATCGAACTGTGATAAGATTTGCTGTGGTTTCAACATTTCCACCAAAAGGGGTGGGTAAGACCATCTTTGTTCTAcagcttttttgttttttgtttatattagtCGTCTATTACCAagtttttgtagtttttttttttcaacttacTAATCTCTTATGCTTACAATTTtgctaatgattttttttttgactgctGGCTTGTTTTCAGTACAACTTGTGGCAGGAACTGAAGTGGCAGTGGCTCCTAAGAGACGTGAAAGGAATCTCAACGCGAAAAAGGGTCTTGATGCTTCGAGTAAAGATGTGAAAATCATGTTACGTGTACAAGATACCACTAGATCAGCGTTTCATGAAGCTGATGTCAAAGGATTTGATGTAAGGGTAGCCCTTACTTCTGTTGCCTATATTCATCCAGAAACTGCCGAGAAATACTCGCTAGAATCTCTTCAGATGATTTCTGTATCCCCAAGAATACCTTTGAAAGGTAGTGTGAAGAAAGACGAagatttaaataagaaaaacagcGATGCTTCAAAGGTGGTTGAGAATGATAGTCACAGCTCGAAGAAAGAGCCCCGTCGAGCATTTGTTCGTCTTGTATTTTCGGATTTAGCTGCCAAAGGACATTTAATGATGGTGGAGTCTCTTCGTCTCTATCTAGGAGCAGGCCTTCACTCATGTGAGTAATATTTCTTAGCATACAGATGCTTTTGTTTTATGtacttataaaattttgatgttGGTGTAGTTAGCTTGTCTACCTGAACGGCTTGGTAATTTAAATGTACGGAAAGACAATGCAACACTAGGATTTTGTATTTTATTCCTATAACTGTCAGGAAGTAAACATGTAGGTTTTTTGAGAGTTGTCATGCAT includes the following:
- the LOC103847155 gene encoding GDSL esterase/lipase At5g08460 gives rise to the protein MRMSITIQSLAFVPLFVVVVHAALVVITAEDENSPEEAMFPAMFVFGDSLVDNGNNNRLNSLARSNYLPYGIDFDGGQPTGRFSNGKTIVDFIGELLGLPDIPAFMETIDGGVNVLRGVNYASAAGGILEETGRHLGERFSMRRQVENFDKTLMEISRGIGSSVPEYMAKSLVVVSLGNNDYINNYLKPSLFLTSSIYDPTSFADLLVSNFTSNLLELYDKGFRKFVLAGVGPLGCIPDQLAARAVPPGQCVEAVNEMAELFNNRLKSLVDRLNSDNKTGRDAIFVYGNTYGAAVDILNNPINYGFEVTDRGCCGVGRNRGEITCLPLAVPCAFRDRHVFWDAFHPTQAFNLIIALRAFNGSKSDCYPINLLQMSRL